One window from the genome of Streptomyces sp. NBC_00708 encodes:
- a CDS encoding zinc ribbon domain-containing protein has product MPRYEYRCRTCGDTFELSRPMAESSAPASCPSGHEDTVKLLSAVAVGGSAGSAPAPSAGGGGGCCGGGCCG; this is encoded by the coding sequence ATGCCTCGTTACGAATACCGCTGCCGCACCTGCGGAGACACCTTCGAGCTCAGCCGGCCCATGGCCGAGTCCTCGGCGCCCGCCTCCTGCCCCTCGGGGCACGAGGACACCGTGAAGCTGCTCTCCGCCGTCGCCGTCGGCGGCTCGGCCGGTTCCGCGCCCGCGCCTTCCGCCGGTGGCGGGGGCGGCTGCTGCGGCGGAGGCTGCTGCGGCTGA
- a CDS encoding class I SAM-dependent methyltransferase: MTKGNSTRITDELYAYMLAHNPPLDAVQRDLVETTYARLPEHAGMQSAEEQGPLLAFLVRLTGARHIVEVGTFTGFSALAMAQALPEDGRLIACDISEEWTAYGREAWQKAGVADRIELRIAPALDTLRAMPEEPHIDFAYLDADKDGYIAYWEELVPRMRPGGVITTDNVLFNGRVTDPGATGAAKAIQEFNDHVSADARMDSVLLTVSDGLTLSRKR; encoded by the coding sequence ATGACCAAGGGAAACTCCACCAGGATCACCGATGAGCTGTACGCGTACATGCTGGCGCACAACCCGCCACTGGACGCCGTGCAGCGCGACCTCGTCGAGACCACCTACGCCCGGCTGCCCGAGCACGCGGGCATGCAGTCCGCCGAGGAACAGGGCCCGTTGCTCGCCTTCCTCGTCCGGCTGACCGGCGCCCGGCACATCGTCGAGGTCGGCACCTTCACCGGCTTCTCCGCCCTGGCGATGGCCCAGGCCCTGCCCGAGGACGGACGGCTCATCGCCTGCGACATCTCGGAGGAGTGGACGGCGTACGGCCGCGAGGCCTGGCAGAAGGCGGGCGTCGCCGACCGCATCGAGCTGCGCATCGCCCCCGCGCTGGACACCCTGCGCGCGATGCCGGAGGAACCCCACATCGACTTCGCCTACCTGGACGCGGACAAGGACGGCTACATCGCGTACTGGGAGGAGCTGGTGCCCAGGATGCGTCCGGGCGGGGTCATCACCACGGACAACGTGCTGTTCAACGGCCGCGTGACCGACCCCGGTGCGACGGGCGCGGCGAAGGCCATCCAGGAGTTCAACGACCATGTGTCGGCCGACGCGCGCATGGACAGCGTGCTGCTGACGGTGTCGGACGGACTGACACTGTCGCGCAAGCGGTAG
- a CDS encoding HAD family hydrolase gives MTPSPVTLVASDLDRTLIYSAAALQLTMEDAQAPRLLCVEVYKHKPLSYVTETAAGLLTDLTGAASTVFVPTTTRTRKQYQRIRLPGGPAEFAICANGGHILVNGESDRDWQRTVARRLTDECAPLAEVRAHLAATSDPAWLLKERVAEDLFAYLVVDRAELPPEWTKELAAWAEPRGWTVSLQGRKIYAVPRPLTKSAAMREVARRTGATHTLAAGDSLLDADLLLAADRGWRPGHGELADAGWNAAHVEATPERGVAAGEEILRRFLRASEAR, from the coding sequence GTGACGCCCTCCCCGGTCACCCTCGTCGCCAGCGACCTCGACCGCACCCTGATCTACTCGGCCGCCGCGCTCCAGCTCACCATGGAGGACGCACAGGCACCCCGGCTGCTGTGCGTCGAGGTCTACAAGCACAAGCCCCTCTCGTACGTCACCGAGACCGCCGCCGGTCTGCTCACCGACCTGACCGGCGCCGCGTCCACGGTCTTCGTCCCCACCACCACGCGCACCCGGAAGCAGTACCAGCGCATCCGGCTCCCCGGTGGCCCGGCCGAGTTCGCGATCTGCGCCAACGGGGGCCACATCCTGGTGAACGGCGAGTCCGACCGGGACTGGCAGCGGACCGTGGCCCGCCGGCTGACCGACGAGTGCGCCCCGCTCGCCGAGGTCCGCGCCCATCTCGCCGCTACCTCCGACCCCGCGTGGCTCCTCAAGGAGCGTGTCGCCGAGGACCTGTTCGCCTATCTCGTCGTCGACCGCGCCGAACTGCCGCCGGAGTGGACCAAGGAGCTCGCCGCCTGGGCGGAGCCGCGCGGCTGGACCGTGTCCCTCCAGGGCCGCAAGATCTACGCCGTACCGCGCCCGCTCACCAAGAGCGCCGCCATGCGCGAGGTCGCCCGCCGCACCGGCGCCACCCACACCCTCGCCGCCGGCGACTCGCTCCTGGACGCCGACCTCCTGCTCGCCGCCGACCGCGGCTGGCGCCCCGGCCACGGCGAACTCGCCGACGCCGGCTGGAACGCCGCGCATGTCGAGGCCACCCCCGAGCGGGGCGTGGCCGCGGGCGAGGAGATCCTGCGCCGCTTCCTGCGGGCGTCGGAAGCCCGGTAA